Within Crassostrea angulata isolate pt1a10 chromosome 2, ASM2561291v2, whole genome shotgun sequence, the genomic segment ACTATCAGCCACATTGTCCTTTTCTTTTTGGGTGAGAGTATGCCAGGAGGTGAAGTCGCTTTTCTCTTTTTGCTTCCCGCGTAAATAAGACCGGATCCagattgtgtgtgtgtgggggggggggggggttaattgtCGACAATGTTTCCTTGGTGTTTACAATTACAAGttattttctaatttgttttaaaattcgtCACATTAATTGAAACCCCTTTCTCAAAAATTACCACAATCTAACTTTATTCCCAAAAATATTCCTAATTACCAATGATCAGTTACATACTTTCACCCTTTAATGCTTCTAGATTTCCACCTTGCTCACAACTAATGCCTCCAAAAGGAGAATAGAACGTCTGTCAGATGAAActggaaaaaaagaattaaaactcTGGTGTGACAACGCAAATATGAATTATGCATCAAACGAGACAGTAATCATCACATGTGTCTGTGTTGATATTTACATGAGCAAACTTTCCTAGAACACAACCATGTCTACTACAATCCAGGTATTCTCAACACCTTCTAGATTCCATTGTCTTGTTCTTGCTTTTCTTTTGATACTGTAAACATtataatatatctttaaaattttgcaaaagtaGAATGGATCAGTTCTCtaatgaaacattaaatttcaataaaacttGTCTAATCCAGCGGAGGATGGTTCTGAGAAATTAGGCCGGATTAGCCAACATCCGGTTTAGAGGACATTATAGCAAATTAacagtcaacaggtggctgattaCATAATGACGAAAACTGTTTTCATGCAGGGAACAattgatgaatatttaaatacaaGGGAATTTAATAAAGAATGGAACATTAAGTGTAACCATACAACAAGTATTACAAACGATATCGACAGTCTTACTCGTGCGGTATTCACAATCATGGTGTGAAAAAAAACTTGGGGTATAATATGCAATACCTTTTTGATCTAGTTTTAGCTTAAAAAAATgcgaatttatttattttaagaattaatGGTATAAACTGAAAGAGTTGATAGTTTTGAATTTATACtcagttgtttaaatcaatagcaacgacagGAAAATTCATCGACATTTGAGCAGTAACTATCCCGCATAAGACTGGTCGAAAATTGGCCAGAATACGGGACataactctcactaattatAAGCAGCCGGTTTTTTTCATCGCGGCCGGTttacagaatatacaagatccGGATTGCCCAACATGATAGGGAAATGTCAAGGGACTGACTAATGTCATCGGATTGGACAACATTACAAAATGCATAACATCTGGATTccacaagttttactgtattcatTTGTGGCAAAACACATGCAAACtaaccttttttaatttttcaaaaccaagAATATTGGTAATAATTTATACAGTTCAATTACAAATTAAGGCATTTCTAGGAACTagaaaatatgtctgtctatctgtctgtctgtaaacgtTAACATTTCCCCCCAAAGCCCCAAAATTGTTaactaaatatacatgtacatacaaataaATGAACTTAATTTATCACAATACAAGTATCTTCTactgtgcatacatgtatatattttaccaCCCAAACACTTCAGGtgagcagagacataaataacatcaAAGTTACATTTCGAAATTGGTATTAAATACCGCTTCCATACAGTTTCGCGCGCTTGTCATCCTGCAAAGCTCTTACAAGATCGGATGAACTGTAACAAATTTGACGATCATGGCATAACGTCCTACAGCGAAAAGACTTAAAACAGTAAGAATACAGTAGCTCATGAAACAATATGCATTAATCTTTAAACcaaatcttaattaaaaaaggaacacaaattttaattttagcatCCAAACGCGATACGTCCTTTTGCTCTCATCGAATATATAATAAGACgtttaagtaaaatttaatttcataaatttcaattttagttTATGTTACATTAACGTACACAAATGACTTcccataaaatatttatgtctgtgtgtgtgtgagtTGGAACAATACAGTATGCGTATTGAACAAGAAAAGTTTTTAGACTATAGGTATTATTCTCAGTGCATTGATATCAGaccatgtacatttaattaacagatattttttcttattttaattttcaaatataacttttcttttgaaaaccAGACCTATGCAGCACAGCAAAAAATCGTCCTGCTGGAGCAAACTGAACTTAGGACAACGTCAAGTGGGACGAAATTTTGTAGTAGTAGGGTATACACTGTGCAGTCACTTTAGAGTCAAGATGACGTCAAATGGATTCCCAGGTCCCACCCACACAGGTCATAATTGAGGTCACAATCCAGGGGTGACTTTACAGTCAAGGGCGACTCTACAGTCAAGAGGGACCCTAGAGTCACTGTCACTTCGGGGTCACATCTGAATCACAGATATTTTCAACCTTGGGGTTTTTTCCATTAAATACATGCAACATGGGTTATTTGTATTTGCAAGAAGACGAATTGTAACTTTTCAAACACcttcagaatatttttaaccTTGTGTTTTCCACTACTATTGAAAGGGATGTCCGTGACACACCCATGATATACCAGAGACTATAAAAGTccaatatttcttattttttttttaccttccaATTTTTGTATGCATAGAGAAAAGTCACCAACGTGTGTCCGTTAGTAATATATTGCAATAGAcaacttgtttgtttgttacCACATACATTTTGGTGATGAATTTTCATCAccaatttacattaattttaaagaaaaaaaagaaagttctcaaaattttaattctcCAATGTTGACAAGTATGAAAAAGAATCTAAGCACACCCTAGTACTCATAAATTAtattcactaaaaaaaaaaaaaaccctcagttttattttcactgataagtaattcacttcattttttaaaaataatcttgGATAAAGTTTACAATCATGGAAGTTTGTAAGAGATCTACTCGAACAGAGTCAACTTATTCGCATAGCGCTGTCACCTCCTCTTTTAGAGGATATTGGTCAGGTGACGTCTGTTGAGTAAAGCACCCAATAGGATATCCCGATGACGTAAGTGGTGCCTGAAACGGAGATAGATTGTTTCCAGGAGATGTAAGGAAACTTTCTAGCGGCACATGGTTTGGTGATTTTAGTACCGCTGGACTGTACTCCGGTGATGCCGGGCTGTACTCTGGTGACACCGGACTGTACTTCGTCGTCCTAGGTGGCCCTTGAGTACATGTCCGCTTCTCGAGCGCTTGATACTTTTCAGGGTTTTCCTGTCtgtattaaaagaaagaaacataAAATATCTCACCAATATACCAAGACCTAATCTTTCAAGATctttaaatcttatttttttaagactTTAAACTTAAAGTGAATCTGGTTAAAGTTAATGCttaaattcctttattttattttttttatttgcttttagTGTCAAATTTCTACTTTCACACATGTATTACAAATTGACAACTATACCTGAAGGTTTTTAGTAGACGATCCTCATCAACCTTTTCCTGTGTGAACCCCCACATTTGGTTTTCTTTCGTCCTCCGTTTCACTTAGTTTTCTCTTTTTATACCTTGATCTGGTTGAGGTTAGCCGCATGTTCGGTTTCCTCAATCTTATGTAGGTCTTGAGAATTTCTAATTAAATAGAGTTTCGTTGGAATCACTttttagaaaatgtaaattGCAGACATGCACACGACACAAAGTTAAATTTGTTATACCAAATAACAGGGTaaatttgctttatattttctttggtttataattatttttttgtaagtgtttatttatttattgaaatgttttcttgagtttgtaaaaaaaaataaaacaccgTGGATTCAAGACTCTTGATTTTTGTCAACCGATAAATTTTAGGTAAACTTACCCTGCATCAAACACCACCGAGAATTCCTGACCTAATCGGAGCCATTCTTcttcaaaatctttaaaacttcGTGAGAGCTCGTCCTCGTTATCTCTGGAAGGATAACATTTTATCTTATAGtccaagaaagataactcaaCTTATATATCTCTAACTTGTGTAATACTTTGTCGTTTGGAAAGCCAaagaaataacttaaaaaaagaagaagtctAAACCAGTTAATGAGAAGAGTTTTACATGCGTTTCCGAAATTTTCAATCTATtagattatattttatattaaattaaggCAATAAAATACTGACTATCTAGCAAATTTGATagctaaatatttaaaatttaatacttactgaaacttgaggAATTCCTCTGCCATCTTTATAGTTATGGATTTGACGTTTTTTGAGTCAATGAtgttttttgtacatttaatCTCCCTATATATACCCTTGGTGGTTGGCATTAATTCTTGTATTAGGCGGGGTTTTTTGGgtgtatattttgaaatatgttcaaattgTGGGGGTTGGGAAAAAAGAGGGGTGGGGAATGGGTGAGAAAGTATGACGGATGGTTCTCACGCTGTTTGTCAGTGATCTTTTTTATTGACTTTTTTTTCTACGTTTCAAAACTACCGCGATTCCTTTTACACCCGAAGCACGACTGACCTAGATTCACGGGTGACCTATTATTGCACAACATAGATTATAATATAGGTCACAAGCAAGGGGTGACTCGACAGTCGGGGTGACTCTACAGTCAAgtacattaaatttattaagCTTCAGCAAAACTTCGGATATTGAAGATAATGAACCgcccaaaaaaatcaaaaaagagagaaaaaaacaaaccaaaaaaccTAAAAAAGAAGACTGGGACGAGGAAATGAAAATCGAACAAAAAATACCGGGCCGAATGAAGAGAATCAACAATCAAAACGTGTTCATTGAGGAACCCGACCTCGATTAAAAACCGAAAACCGTGAAATAAAAGGATTATTTCTTCAATGTAAATACGTTTAATAACTTTAACTTTACGGTTTATCATTATTGTCTTGTTCTAATTGcatgttttcattcaataaattcgTTTTTACTCTATACTGCCTTTGTTTACCTTTATTCCgacgccattttggatttgaCCTAAATAATAATAgacgccattttggatttgaCCTCAGATGACCCCCCCTATCTAGAGGCCTTATACTACTaatatgtcacatacccggcctggtacatcatacagtatatgtatacatcatttgcaattgcaacATGCGGTAAATACGTCACCCGTtattggtaatattgtttgttatagaattgatagtctaaaaatcatgtatacaagtaattgtttaaacatactggaacggcgccgtgatcatgaaaaccgggaaaattgcgtagaactaataccctaatagtttcaatgcatttaataaaagaaatgatttcatcttcttccttgcatttcatttagctgtgaattagatgaacgtttatctactcggtttaaatttatttactaaatgagcctaacggtttccattatggtataatatatttttttttcactgaagaccaagttccgtatttcattctaaatatatgcatgcatgtacatgtaatttataaattagatatgattgattgttacaatttgaatggaagtcaaaatctttacaagtaaaaaatacacattgaatacattgatttatccactgatatatagaatataaaaaaactCCCTAAATATGTAAGTAGCCGTGGCgatttatttgtattgtatttagTTGTTAAAAACTAtccacagggcgaaaaacaatctttaagcaagtccttaaaggtggcgtaaaggtgatacaatctttaagccacctttaagtcacctttaagctgagcttataggtcctttatgtccaaacttctttaagtcacctttaagccatctttaagctacctttaagcatctttaagtggcatttacgctccctttaagttgtctttaaactCTCTTgaagttccctttaagtcagGTTTGATCAAAGGTGGCTTAAaaatagtctttaagctgccttaaagccatctttacgctttctttaagccatctttaagcaacacatatagcttaaaggtagcttaaaggtggcttaaacatcgtctttaagctacctttaagcatctttaagctatctttaaggagaacttaaagatgatcattcatcctgtgatcatttttgttaacatgaccattttttttaatgacaaaaaaatatttcaaccaCTCAAAAAAACTGTGGCAGTAAAGCAGAAGGCCCAATATTTCATCAggacagataaaaaaaaatcggagagggggggggggagggggggtggaACAGGCTCAagagaaaaagaagaaacacaagaaaaaaatagaaacgaAGACTGATCATGAggataataataaaatgaagaaaaatgaaaaaaaaaaataataaaaatttggaTAATGGTTTATAGCTACAACAGAAAATCATGAACTATTATTTGAAAGTTTGCTGTACCAAATCATTGTAAAACCATGCTTTTTGAATAAGCTGTTATAAGCTTTAACAGAACATACAAAATTCATGAATTTAATACCTGTTTTAAGAATTAATGGATCATACAAGAATCATGATCCATCAACTCatttgcatgtgaaattttCCTATACCGAAATCATCTCAAAACCATGATTTACACACAGGTTATTGCTATGATCCCGTAGGCTAATTTTTCTGTTTGGGTATATACGAGTAGTCCTATGTTGTCCATCATCTTGGCCCAAATTATTCTCATCATGCAACCTTAGAAATTAGTATGCATCTGTGATATACTTAACAAAATTATCGGCTAATCCGAGGCTTTTGCGCTTTCGTACGTAGAACTGAATAATCGATGACGCATATtgcttccccccccccccaataaaacgCCATCTGGCGTTTACTTGTGCCTCAGCTtgttacgggccgccggaaggcggtccgttatttgatacacatttaaatattgttactgcgtttctgcgggatagttctttttaatagaattaatactatgcttatttttataaattaaaagtaaatttgcatgtagaaatatgtttatgccttttagaaaatgtcacatattttttttcttttactcgtaaatgaaaagtataggtcatacttagtaaattgtcgtatttggcgcgtttttatcgagactataatctattcggaaaatttcggagttcttcattcttttcaaaacaatgcatcaggatcggtatgcgggacatactaaagacctaaaatattaaagacctgaatgtcattaaattgtatataaatgatatatttgaatttctatgtgccgtgtcaaataaaacGACTTTGCGTGTTACattttccatgtaaaatgtggtagaaatttcatgaaatgacattatatcaattatttacgcaagaatatgacagaaataaaaatttgaactaatAAATTCTTATCTTATTAGgaggtcccttgaaatcatgcTAATGCATTAAGATTTCATTCAATCAAatgcaaccaaaaaaaaaacccataatggTTTgtaatacataatctccaagagaatcaaagtactgaaagtactgaaagacggtGGCGTGAAAAGTTGGGTTGGTTTATCAAGATGCTACTGTTGTCCGATTTCTTTAGGTATggtaaaacaacaaaatgaaatcaagaGGCAAATGTTTATTGAACACATAGCTATGTTTGATAAAAGAGGAAGAACTTTTAAATAACAATACAGAATCTTGTATATTTGAGAGTATATCAGTTTGGAAAATagagataaacaaaataatagaaGTGTATGTATTAtgagatatatataaagaatagttaagaatataatgatttatacaaaggttttttattttggttatgttATTAGAGTGGATTGGGAGAATTAGTTTTTCTAAGATGAACTGAATGTCAACTGGTATATTGACAATGGCAATGAAAATTTGGTACAAATTATTTGGCAGTATGTTCTTTTCATATTTAGAACATGTACACATTTCAAAGAAAGAAATGGATGAATTGTAAAATGGCATGCAGAGATTATAGTCTGTAGCGTATTTCGTGATCAAGTTGCAATACATTTCACTTTCAGCAAGATAATTATTGCTTAGATTTTGTGCTGTGTATGTAAACTATAACTAAACTACTGGAATATGCATCAAGTAAGAGTAGTATCAGAAACAAAAAAGTAAAGTATAAACAAacatgttctatatataaacacacTATATATCTATGTCAAAGAAATAACCATATGTGAATGTCTCTTATAGACTGAAAAATTGAGTTATATGGTTATGAagatgaaaacaacaaaaatacaacTAAAAGTAACAATATGCATCAAGTAAGAATATTACTAAAATGGGaaaagtaaagtaaaaaccAACATAATTAACAGAAATCAATCTGTATATCCCAAATGAAGATTGGATGAAAGGGTCATATGGTTTTTAGacacaaaaacaataaaagtagACTAACTATCaaagttaacaaaattaattacattttgtaaCTTGTATAACGACTGTGTGCATGCAAAGTTAGAAAAGCATGTACCGgtatttctgtaaacagttgCTGTTTGCATTTgctcattaaatatttacaaccagAAATTAAACTAGATCTATATACAGTTATGGTGTTAcagaaaaggtaaaaataaggTAAgtgaaatattacaaatttaataAACCTGTTTGCAAATGTCAATTTGAAGAGATGTCATGATAGCTAATCAATAATCAtactgacttttttttatagtaatttAACAGTTcttacaaaaagtatttattttgatatggtTCGAATGTAGGAATGTTGGCAAGTGTTTATAACAATTCAAAGGAAATGACTGTTGTGCCGTTGATGACAAGCTTCACAGGGAAGAGAAGTTTGTCAGCAATCATATTTTTTAGCTGTTGTAAGTTGAATGTTCCGGCTTCTTCCACATATCTTTGAACTTGGGCACGAACCATGTCCAGATCCACAATAAAGTCTTTATATATGTCATCTTCCTTGACACACATTTCACAGTGGGTGTCCGTCATTGACAGAGCTTCGACATTTCCGGTTACAACCATATCTTTAGGTTGTACAGCCTGAAACAATGAAGTATTCATTCGTTATTATACATAATATGCATAGCTGATATTTTTTGGcatgattaaagtacattattttttttccaatcttgtgtaaatttacaataaactaGTACTATGCTTGgattttgaatacatgtaaatgcagttGAATGTATCAAGCTATTGTTACCTTGATGGTGGTGTTTCTTGTGGAGTTGAGACTCTTCTTTCTGAGCCATTCAGATACAAGACAATGAGTAACTTCAATGTATTGCCCTATCTTCAAGTCTTGTTCACTCAGTTCTCTCCAAAGAGTTAGTTCCATTGTCTGTCCATTCTCTTCTAAGGTCAATGCTCTAATCTTAGTGTCCTTCTGGGCAACTTTCACTGTTTTGATTGCTTCATCCTGcaaagaaaatcaattgaaaagTAAACTATAGGGGTATAATTCAATACAAGtacaattgtttttaatttcatttgattatgaattataattttagatgatttttaactttaatatcAAGTTGAGATACGTACACGAATAATTTGCCATTGAACAGTCAGGATTTCTCTAACGGGCGATGACATTGCATCCTTCAAGGTTTTTGTAGGTGATGGTGGCATGATTATGGTAACTGCTTTTTCCTTTAAAGATTCTGGCACTTGTACAGCTGGCCTTGCCATAATTTTTGATTGTTTGGACAGTACAAGTCGACTTCCTTACACAATGAAATTTCTTATTTGTAGGGTCCTTCCGTCTTTGATAGTTGGCATTTTTGCTTCATCACTAAGAGTGACAAGCATGGCCTCAGTTCCATCAGCAACACTAAAGTTCAAGATAAAACCTTTTCTCCATTTGCATTGGTAAAGGTGGCCAGGTTTGATGGCTGTTGCTTTAACCAAAGCATTGGGATATGGAAGGGGATTTCCTGACTTCATTTTTTTGCAACACTGCCAAAGTTTTGTGCAGCATCTGaaatacagaaataaattaaGAGTCTTGAAGAATGTCTATAGATCCTTAATATAATGGTCTTGTACGATGGTAATAGATTTACAATGTTGAGTATTTTAATATTGCAGACAAttgattattattgttttattttttgaactCATTATGCATATTTGTAAGAGgtgatattgttttaattattatgtgttttttttagctGAAATGCAGTAACGCGTAatataataagtttttaaaatggcAAATACACAACAATGGGTTTATGGTCTGAATAATATGATTCCAGAGTAGCACATGAAATTTCAGCAGAACTATTTAAGTTGGTATATACATGATCTAAACAACTTCCATAGTCAGTTGTAGAACTATGCATTATTTGtctgatatttaaatgtttcaagTTTGAAGAGAGATCTCTTTGGGTAAAATAATCTATGTTTGTATCACCCATAATAAGAAAAGGTTGACTAGTATCTAATAAGTTCAAGACTGAAAccagaaaacaacaaatattgGTGATGGTGGCAAACTTTGGGGgacaatatatgaaaataatttgaacAAGGTCACTGTTTTTCATAAGTGTTGCCTTTACTGTTTGAATGCCATTTAAAACTGCTTTTGACACAATGATCAGTGGATATTTGGAGTAAAAAACTGAACCATAAAATGGCCGCATTGTATGAGAGGATTCTTCTTCATCAAAACGATAAATATGAAAACCTGGTAACAAATAATTTTCACTGTAGTCACTTGCTTTTAATCTGCTTTCTGTAACAGCTACAATATCGCCTGACAGAATGTTTTTTTCCGACAATAAGTCACTTATGTGCAAATGCAACGACCTGCTGTtgtgatatataattttcaaatctgAGGTTATGTTTTCAAGAATAGGTAGGCAGGTCCACAATGCTGCATGATTTCTCATACGTTCCATTTCACAAACAACATTTCCTGAAACtcctattttttcttcatttagagacaaaatgtgcaaatCTTGCAGTTTTCGAACTCTACTTAGACTGACATAATGAATGTGATCTAATTTCCTTTTTCCTAAATCTAGCACAACATTATTTAATGTAGAACCCTGTGctttatgtattgtttttgcACATGCTAGTCGCAGTGGAAACTGTCTTCTTGTGACATGACAGGATTTGTGTCTCCCGACTGTGAACTTTTTAGTCACTTCAAGAATGGGTGTCCAATCTTTAGAGATATCTTCAGAATACAGATTACAGTATTTTTGTCGTGCAGAAAATCCTATTACTGGGTCATCAAATAATACCCATACAATACTGCACCTGTTTGAACCTATTACTCTGTAATCTAATTTCTTCACTATGCATGGACTTCCATTTGTTAACCCATCTTGGACATTGATATTGATGCAAACCTCAGCAGGTAAATCGGTCAccaattgcaattttttaaatagtctCATGGTTTTAGATGGATCATCAGATACTTGAAGGagtattgcattttttatttcagaggaCACATCTCCAGTAACAGCATCAAGTGCCGTCACAATACATTTGTCATTTGAATCTGCTTTATCATATGCTTGACTATTATGAAAATTCACCTTGACATTGGTGGTAAACAAGTGtggaattgaatttaaattttggatTTCTTCTGTGCAGATTCTCGTTCTCAGCACGTTTATATCATTGTCATTGTGCTTTCCTTCTCTTAGTCTATTTAGTAATTCAGCAAagtttttatcttctttttgcCTCATAATTTCTGTTAATTCAAAGACTCGAAACAAATCAGTCCATAAATTTGTTGCTAATGGTCCATAACCGTCAGTGAGATTTTCAAATATCCAGCCATCAAATACAGGTTTAAGCTGGAATAAATCACCAATAGCTATGATGCTAATACCTCCAAATGGAACACCTTTTGCAAAAATCTCTTGCAGCCTTAAATTAATGtaattgaacattttatttcctACCATCGAAACTTCATCAATAAAGACAATTTTCAAGCTGCGAAACTTTACTCTCATATTGTCAAGTTGCTGTACATCAAGAGGTTTGTACTTCAAATTTTGGTTTGCTGGAATGCAGAAAAGAGAATGTATAGTTTGCCCTCCTATGTTGTATGCAGCTTTACCTGTTGGTGCACATAACACCGCCTTAACCTCATCACATTTCTCTGCTACACGTTTGGCATAATAACGAACAATTGCCTGAAATAGGCAGGTTGTTAACAAACTTTTTCCCACACCAGCACCACCTGTTAAGAAGCAATGGATTGGTAgatcatttgttttaatcttatgAAGTAtgtggtaaaaaaatattttctgattttgatttaaacttcTTGCAAGGAGTTTATATTCCTTATCACTCAGCATGTTTACTGATATATCATCAGTCTCCACTTGTTTTCTGGCTATGCCTAAATCAAAACCTAAGTCATACTCCATTTGTGCAAATTTTGGGTTAAAACAACCATGATCTAAGCACAAGTTTTCATCTTCTTGAAAGTCAATTTCTTCATTATGTTGTACTTCTGCAGCAACAATATGATCAACATTACGCAATAAATCATTCATATTGTTTTCAACAACGTCAACTATACCCCTGTCTGCTTCATAAggcaatttgtttttctttattttttcctgTTGCTGATTAAAATGTGATTCAAAAGAGGTATGATTTCCAATTAGatcattttcttcatttctCCATGGATAAAACAACATGAGTTGTTCTCGGAAATAGTTTTCTGAATCTTGTTCCTTGTTGTATCGAACATATCTGATAACTTTTTGAGTTTTCCTTAGTTTCAAAATAGAACCATCTTTCATATGGTATTCTTTTTGACTGTTTGAATTGTCTTCATCACTAATTGACATATCACTATTGTCTTCATTCATTTCCTCATATTCATCCTCTGGTAACAACTCTTCAATATTGTTCTGTTTTTTTGTCTTTAGGAGGTGGCACAACATCAAATTTTGACACAAAATCAGCTAAGCAATAGTTCTGCAGACCACCTGGCCTTCTTTTATAACGTTTTATCCAGTTGTCTGactcaatatttgttgaattttcTGGCATATCTTGAAGAACTTCAAAAGACTTCAATAAAAATGTGCGATTTTCTGGatcacatgtatttataaacacaACATTTCTACTACTTGATCGTAATGGCATTTGCAAAAGCAAATATGCTGCCTCTTGaacacatatttctacatgtgtGAGG encodes:
- the LOC128173561 gene encoding uncharacterized protein LOC128173561, which gives rise to MARPAVQVPESLKEKAVTIIMPPSPTKTLKDAMSSPVREILTVQWQIIRDEAIKTVKVAQKDTKIRALTLEENGQTMELTLWRELSEQDLKIGQYIEVTHCLVSEWLRKKSLNSTRNTTIKAVQPKDMVVTGNVEALSMTDTHCEMCVKEDDIYKDFIVDLDMVRAQVQRYVEEAGTFNLQQLKNMIADKLLFPVKLVINGTTVISFELL